The following proteins come from a genomic window of Phnomibacter ginsenosidimutans:
- a CDS encoding alpha/beta hydrolase: MKRNVHTESLLHYEVDHFVLDSYALDRAVQVDVYRPQLQEGMQPSLLLVNDGQDLPKMPFAPIIDGLYAAGKIRPLMVVAMHCSEERKLEYGTADILDYMSRGSRARYHRKFVLDELIPYIRQEYFLPVIQQIGYAGFSLGGLSALDVVWKHPEIFNVAGVFSGSLWWRLKDLNDGYEESTDRIMHKLVREGKYADNLRFFFETGTQDETMDRNNNGIIDSIDDTLDLIQELVNKGYDREQHIRYLELQDGRHDVPTWARAFPDFLTWGWGK; the protein is encoded by the coding sequence GTGAAGAGAAATGTACATACGGAATCGTTGCTGCATTATGAGGTAGACCATTTTGTGTTGGATAGCTATGCCCTCGACAGGGCCGTGCAGGTAGATGTGTACCGGCCGCAATTGCAAGAAGGCATGCAGCCATCTTTGCTGCTGGTAAATGACGGGCAGGACCTGCCCAAAATGCCTTTTGCACCCATCATTGATGGCTTGTATGCCGCTGGTAAAATACGACCACTCATGGTGGTGGCCATGCATTGCAGCGAAGAACGTAAACTGGAATATGGCACTGCAGACATTTTGGATTATATGAGCCGCGGCAGCCGTGCCCGCTACCACCGCAAGTTTGTGTTGGATGAATTGATTCCCTACATACGACAGGAATATTTCTTGCCCGTCATACAGCAAATTGGTTATGCTGGTTTTTCACTGGGTGGCCTGTCGGCGCTGGATGTGGTATGGAAGCATCCTGAAATTTTTAATGTAGCAGGTGTTTTCAGCGGTTCATTATGGTGGCGGTTGAAAGATTTGAATGATGGCTATGAAGAATCAACAGACCGCATCATGCACAAGCTGGTGCGGGAAGGAAAATATGCCGACAATCTGCGTTTCTTTTTTGAAACGGGTACACAAGATGAAACCATGGATCGCAACAACAATGGCATCATCGATAGCATTGACGATACCTTGGATTTGATACAAGAGCTGGTAAACAAAGGCTACGATCGGGAGCAGCACATTCGCTACCTCGAGTTGCAGGATGGCCGCCATGATGTGCCCACCTGGGCCCGTGCTTTTCCCGACTTTTTAACCTGGGGTTGGGGTAAATAA
- a CDS encoding transglycosylase domain-containing protein, with protein MTRAVSILWKATLGFLAVVVLLFVATNFGLLGKMPSIEDLQNPSASLASEVYADDGTPMGKFYLEDRSPVGYKDISPYVIKALVATEDERFYEHSGIDGKSLLRAVKGVVTFDPAGGASTISQQLALNLFGGQRASNKLSRGVQKIKEWIIAVKLERNFTKDEIITYYLNTVAFGDNVYGIRNAARTFFQKEPDRLELNEAAVLVGMLKANTTYNPRRNPKKALDRRNTVLDQMVRNNFLSDADANKLKREPINLRYKKLDANSGIAPYFRENVVKEEVRKLLKDLVKSNGEKYDIYRDGLKIYTTINPRMQLYAEEAVAQNVAAKQRIFKQFSNIKSGSVFKGREKELEKFMKQSDRWRAQKEDEMSDEENKETFFKPVPMKIFAWNAKRETDTTMTPMDSIKYLKTLLQSGFMSMEPQTGFVKAWVGGIDYKTFKIDHANITMKRQVGSTIKPMLYCQAIEEAGFTPETPLQNVQQNFPGYGLVPANGKGARGGSPPMAVAIAQSLNGAAAYLMKQIGPQRFVDFLNRCQVQTKLDAYPSLALGSCDLSLYEMMWMYTMFPGRGFNTKPQFISRIEDRNGNVIVNVAPQIKEVISEVAAYNMCKMMGGAVKFGTATRMNAYGIRAEMGAKTGTTNDNTDAWFMVYTPELLTGTWVGCDENWIHFPSSSAEGYGGAAALPACGMFLQKVYNDGKLGYDNEAKFVKPAIDKNDINYDYFQNIIGPQSPDAEGEDMGNGNIDDYFGGGVDTNGLGQIGGESELPVEDQPKPNNKPKPDTGRKQQDPADKSPKAVLSAPVRKN; from the coding sequence ATGACCCGTGCTGTAAGCATTTTATGGAAAGCCACATTGGGCTTTTTGGCTGTGGTGGTTTTACTTTTTGTAGCCACCAATTTTGGCTTGTTGGGCAAAATGCCTTCCATCGAAGATTTGCAAAATCCTTCCGCATCATTGGCTTCGGAAGTGTATGCCGATGATGGTACCCCCATGGGCAAATTCTATTTGGAAGACCGCAGTCCCGTGGGCTACAAAGACATTTCGCCGTACGTCATCAAAGCATTGGTAGCTACTGAAGACGAACGTTTTTACGAGCACAGCGGTATCGATGGCAAGTCGTTGCTGCGGGCTGTAAAAGGTGTGGTTACGTTCGACCCCGCCGGTGGAGCATCCACCATTAGCCAGCAGCTGGCTCTCAACCTGTTTGGCGGGCAGCGGGCCAGCAACAAGTTGTCTCGTGGGGTGCAAAAAATTAAAGAATGGATTATTGCGGTGAAGCTCGAACGCAATTTCACCAAAGATGAAATCATCACTTACTACCTCAACACTGTAGCGTTTGGCGATAATGTGTATGGCATTCGCAACGCGGCCCGTACGTTTTTCCAAAAAGAACCAGACCGCCTGGAACTAAACGAAGCTGCGGTGTTGGTGGGCATGCTCAAAGCCAATACCACTTACAATCCACGCCGCAATCCGAAGAAGGCACTCGACCGCCGCAACACGGTGCTGGACCAAATGGTACGCAACAATTTTTTGAGTGATGCCGATGCCAACAAACTCAAGCGGGAGCCCATCAATCTTCGATACAAAAAACTGGATGCCAACTCTGGTATTGCGCCTTACTTCCGCGAAAATGTGGTGAAGGAAGAAGTACGCAAACTGCTGAAAGACCTCGTAAAATCGAATGGCGAGAAGTATGATATCTACCGCGATGGTTTGAAAATTTATACCACCATCAACCCACGCATGCAGCTTTATGCAGAAGAAGCAGTAGCACAAAACGTGGCCGCCAAACAAAGAATTTTCAAACAGTTCTCCAATATCAAATCTGGTAGCGTATTTAAAGGCCGCGAAAAAGAACTGGAAAAGTTCATGAAGCAAAGCGACCGCTGGCGGGCTCAGAAGGAAGATGAAATGAGTGATGAAGAAAACAAAGAAACCTTCTTTAAGCCTGTGCCCATGAAAATATTTGCATGGAATGCAAAGCGGGAAACAGACACCACCATGACACCCATGGATTCCATCAAGTATCTGAAAACATTGCTGCAAAGTGGTTTTATGTCGATGGAGCCCCAAACGGGTTTTGTGAAAGCCTGGGTAGGCGGCATCGATTATAAAACGTTCAAAATTGACCACGCCAACATTACCATGAAGCGGCAGGTAGGTTCTACCATCAAGCCCATGCTGTATTGTCAGGCCATTGAAGAAGCAGGCTTTACCCCCGAAACGCCGCTGCAAAACGTACAGCAAAACTTTCCTGGATATGGTTTGGTACCGGCCAACGGCAAGGGTGCCCGTGGTGGTAGCCCTCCTATGGCGGTAGCGATTGCGCAGTCGCTCAATGGTGCAGCGGCTTACCTCATGAAGCAAATCGGGCCACAACGTTTTGTAGACTTCCTCAACCGTTGTCAGGTGCAAACCAAGCTCGACGCCTACCCTTCGTTGGCACTGGGCAGTTGCGACCTGAGTTTGTATGAAATGATGTGGATGTACACCATGTTCCCCGGCCGTGGTTTCAATACCAAGCCGCAATTCATCAGCCGTATTGAAGACCGTAACGGAAACGTAATTGTGAACGTGGCTCCGCAGATAAAAGAAGTGATAAGCGAAGTGGCTGCCTACAACATGTGCAAGATGATGGGCGGTGCTGTAAAATTTGGTACAGCCACCCGCATGAATGCTTACGGTATCAGAGCAGAAATGGGTGCTAAAACAGGTACTACCAACGACAATACCGATGCATGGTTTATGGTGTACACGCCAGAATTGCTGACAGGCACCTGGGTGGGTTGCGATGAAAACTGGATACACTTCCCCAGCAGTTCTGCTGAAGGTTATGGTGGCGCTGCTGCTCTGCCGGCTTGTGGTATGTTTTTGCAAAAAGTATACAACGACGGCAAACTGGGCTACGATAACGAAGCCAAATTTGTGAAACCAGCCATCGACAAAAACGACATCAACTACGATTACTTCCAAAACATAATAGGCCCGCAAAGCCCCGATGCAGAAGGCGAAGACATGGGCAATGGCAACATTGATGATTACTTTGGCGGCGGTGTAGATACCAACGGACTTGGCCAAATTGGCGGTGAATCAGAACTGCCCGTAGAGGATCAGCCCAAGCCCAACAACAAACCCAAGCCCGACACAGGCCGCAAGCAGCAAGACCCTGCAGACAAATCGCCAAAAGCTGTGTTGTCGGCACCGGTCAGAAAGAATTGA
- a CDS encoding toxin-antitoxin system YwqK family antitoxin, whose product MNIIRLSCLALLMVVFAMACKPNTSDVMVETIDTAYIRQLPNMADTIIPMMPDTGTRLLGVVRGETIVLGNGQKSMQLWYDVQGQIVLMTERQLGKLVDSVAFYPNGQRIFKLNFNDKGKADGSAKYFYSDGRVREDGRFVNGIKTGVWRSFDEAGMLKETHEYTSLGEKLK is encoded by the coding sequence ATGAACATCATTCGCCTTTCTTGTTTGGCATTGCTGATGGTTGTTTTTGCCATGGCTTGCAAACCCAACACCAGCGATGTAATGGTTGAAACCATTGACACGGCTTATATCCGCCAACTGCCCAATATGGCCGACACCATTATACCCATGATGCCCGACACAGGCACCCGACTGCTGGGCGTGGTTCGTGGCGAAACCATTGTGCTGGGCAACGGCCAAAAAAGCATGCAGCTATGGTACGATGTGCAAGGCCAGATTGTACTGATGACCGAACGCCAATTAGGCAAGCTGGTGGACAGCGTGGCTTTTTATCCCAACGGACAACGCATTTTCAAACTGAATTTCAACGACAAAGGCAAAGCCGATGGCAGTGCCAAATACTTTTACAGCGATGGCCGGGTGCGGGAAGATGGCCGTTTTGTGAATGGCATAAAAACCGGCGTATGGCGCAGTTTTGATGAAGCCGGTATGCTGAAAGAAACCCACGAATACACCAGCCTCGGCGAAAAACTGAAATAG
- a CDS encoding bactofilin family protein, with product MGDAQPGSDATTIVAAGTKAIGDFECANHLRIDGQIEGNIQCDSKVVIGQSGKVSGAISCGNADISGHLFGDIVVAESLILRKSAVVHGDIQANLLQMEAGVTFNGKCHMGPKTGADSIALKKTKKQPVLVTDDAD from the coding sequence GTGGGCGATGCACAGCCCGGCAGCGATGCCACCACTATTGTAGCCGCCGGCACCAAGGCCATCGGCGATTTTGAATGTGCCAATCACTTACGCATTGATGGCCAGATTGAAGGCAACATTCAATGCGATAGCAAAGTGGTGATAGGCCAGTCGGGCAAAGTAAGCGGTGCCATTAGCTGCGGCAATGCCGATATCAGCGGCCATTTGTTCGGCGATATTGTAGTGGCCGAAAGCCTCATTTTGCGTAAGTCGGCCGTGGTGCATGGCGATATACAAGCCAACCTGTTGCAAATGGAAGCCGGCGTAACCTTCAACGGTAAATGCCACATGGGCCCCAAAACCGGCGCCGATAGCATAGCCTTGAAAAAAACCAAAAAACAACCCGTGCTGGTTACGGACGATGCCGACTGA
- a CDS encoding SprT-like domain-containing protein translates to MAARQHPFEALKQYLPTGSFDLVMPLILEHKVHLVITKERQTKLGDFRHAHRNNNHRITVNGNLNVHAFLITLIHELAHLLAYQRFGHRIPPHGKEWKYTYSQLLSNFLAANIFPADVAHELTLMLGNPAASSSAEDGLQRVLRKYDPPRPGIATVEEIEEGGAFLLNDGRAFIRGEQLRKRIRCHEMNGNRIYLFHPLYEVQRL, encoded by the coding sequence ATGGCCGCCCGTCAGCATCCTTTTGAAGCACTGAAGCAATACCTGCCCACGGGTAGTTTTGATTTGGTAATGCCGCTGATACTGGAGCACAAAGTGCATTTGGTCATTACCAAAGAGCGGCAAACCAAGCTCGGCGATTTTCGGCATGCTCACCGCAACAACAACCACCGCATTACGGTCAATGGCAATCTTAACGTACATGCCTTTCTGATAACGCTCATACATGAGCTGGCACATTTGCTGGCCTACCAGCGGTTTGGCCACCGCATACCGCCGCATGGCAAGGAGTGGAAATACACCTACAGCCAATTGCTCAGTAATTTTTTGGCGGCCAATATTTTTCCGGCCGATGTAGCTCACGAACTTACATTGATGCTGGGCAACCCCGCAGCCAGCAGCAGTGCAGAAGATGGCTTGCAACGGGTGCTGCGCAAATACGATCCGCCAAGGCCCGGCATTGCTACTGTTGAAGAAATTGAAGAAGGCGGCGCTTTTTTGCTCAATGATGGCCGGGCTTTCATCAGAGGTGAGCAGCTGCGCAAACGCATTCGCTGCCACGAAATGAATGGCAACCGCATTTACCTGTTTCATCCGTTGTATGAAGTACAGCGGCTTTAA
- a CDS encoding outer membrane beta-barrel protein, with protein sequence MKYSGFKYIYYTLIFVYEKILLAGMLLAATLTQAQTEKNSVLVGGGFSLQTGSGNSQFSLNPTVGVFAADNFLLGGTLTFNTQKLGSVKSTEFGIGPFARYYFGNTSTKPFLVGEFDFLSSKTKQSSTASEIKTNGTRFLIGLGFAAFVNETVAVEGVSGYSYSKFKNVDGNGGFNLRLGFGIYFNRRSAKDLKTNVMGK encoded by the coding sequence ATGAAGTACAGCGGCTTTAAGTACATTTACTACACCTTAATCTTTGTTTATGAAAAAATCTTACTCGCAGGCATGCTGCTGGCAGCCACGCTTACACAAGCTCAAACAGAAAAAAACTCAGTACTGGTAGGCGGTGGCTTTTCACTGCAAACAGGAAGTGGCAACAGCCAGTTTTCACTTAACCCGACAGTTGGTGTATTTGCAGCAGATAACTTTTTACTGGGTGGCACCCTCACCTTTAATACGCAAAAACTGGGTAGTGTCAAGAGTACCGAATTTGGCATCGGCCCCTTTGCCCGCTATTATTTCGGCAATACCAGTACCAAGCCTTTCCTGGTAGGTGAATTTGATTTTTTGAGTTCCAAAACCAAACAGTCGAGCACGGCCAGCGAAATAAAAACGAATGGCACCCGCTTTCTTATCGGATTGGGTTTTGCAGCATTTGTAAATGAAACAGTAGCGGTAGAAGGCGTAAGTGGCTATAGCTACAGCAAATTTAAAAATGTAGATGGCAACGGAGGCTTCAACCTACGGTTGGGCTTTGGTATTTATTTCAACCGCCGCTCTGCCAAAGACCTGAAAACAAACGTTATGGGTAAGTAA
- a CDS encoding UbiD family decarboxylase — protein sequence MAYASLEACLIDLEKNGHLIRIKEEVDPHLEMAAIHLRVYDAQGPALLFENVKGSKYRAASNIFGTVDRSKFIFRDTLAQVQQMVQLKNDPMKALKSPLKNVGTGLAAIKALPLKNPLSKPVLADEIRISDLPLIQHWPMDGGAFVTLPQVYTEDIDQPGIMKANLGMYRIQLSGNEYEMDKEIGLHYQLHRGIGVHQTKANRKGQPLKVSCFVGGPPSHTVSAVMPLPEGLSEMTFAGILGGRRFRYTYRDGFAISTDADFVITGEVYPGDNKPEGPFGDHLGYYSLTHPFPLMRVHKVYAKKNAIWPFTVVGRPPQEDTSFGQLIHEMTGDAIPNEIPGVKEVHAVDAAGVHPLLLAIGSERYTPYMPAKQPAELLTIANHILGTGQLSLAKFLFITADDTNQLHTHNVQAFMQYLLERIDLTRDVHFYTNTTIDTLDYSGTGINSGSKVVLAAYGEKLRELATEVPAELKDLQGFVNPQVCMPGVVALQANAFTTYENAAKEIAALNAQLEPQLQTANNKLQTVQIIVIADDSSFTAATLNNYLWVTYTRCNPSHDMHGIGAITEHKHWGCRGPLIIDARIKPHHAPALVKDPAVEKRIDQLFAKGGSLHGVA from the coding sequence ATGGCATACGCATCGTTAGAAGCATGTTTGATTGACCTCGAAAAAAATGGTCATCTCATTAGAATTAAAGAAGAAGTAGACCCGCATTTGGAAATGGCCGCCATTCACCTGCGGGTGTATGATGCGCAGGGCCCGGCGCTGTTGTTCGAAAATGTAAAAGGCTCGAAATACAGGGCGGCCTCCAATATTTTCGGTACCGTCGACCGCAGCAAATTCATTTTCCGCGATACCCTGGCGCAGGTGCAGCAAATGGTGCAGTTGAAAAACGATCCCATGAAGGCGCTAAAATCGCCGCTTAAAAATGTGGGTACCGGCCTCGCTGCCATTAAAGCTTTGCCGCTCAAAAATCCGTTGAGCAAACCTGTGCTGGCAGATGAAATCCGCATCAGCGATTTGCCGCTCATTCAACACTGGCCCATGGATGGCGGCGCTTTTGTAACCCTGCCGCAGGTGTACACCGAAGACATTGACCAGCCCGGCATTATGAAAGCCAACCTGGGCATGTACCGCATTCAGCTCAGCGGCAATGAGTATGAAATGGACAAAGAAATTGGGCTGCACTACCAGTTGCACCGCGGCATTGGCGTACACCAAACCAAGGCCAACCGCAAAGGTCAACCGCTTAAAGTAAGTTGCTTTGTGGGTGGCCCGCCATCGCATACCGTGTCGGCAGTAATGCCGCTGCCCGAGGGCCTGAGCGAAATGACTTTTGCAGGCATCCTCGGCGGCCGTCGTTTCCGCTACACATACCGCGATGGTTTTGCCATCAGCACCGATGCTGATTTTGTGATTACCGGCGAAGTATATCCCGGTGACAACAAACCCGAAGGTCCTTTTGGCGATCATCTCGGATACTACAGCCTCACCCATCCGTTTCCACTGATGCGGGTGCACAAGGTGTATGCCAAAAAGAACGCCATCTGGCCGTTTACCGTAGTGGGCCGTCCGCCACAGGAAGACACCAGCTTTGGTCAACTCATTCATGAAATGACGGGCGACGCTATCCCCAACGAAATACCTGGCGTAAAAGAAGTGCATGCCGTGGATGCTGCTGGTGTACACCCGTTGCTGCTGGCTATCGGCAGCGAAAGGTACACGCCATACATGCCTGCTAAACAACCGGCAGAATTGCTCACCATAGCCAACCATATTTTAGGTACTGGTCAATTGAGTTTGGCCAAATTCTTGTTCATCACGGCAGATGATACCAACCAACTGCATACACACAACGTGCAGGCGTTTATGCAGTACCTGCTCGAACGCATCGACCTTACAAGAGATGTGCATTTTTACACCAACACCACCATCGATACCCTCGACTACAGCGGCACGGGCATCAACAGTGGCAGTAAAGTAGTACTGGCCGCCTATGGCGAAAAACTGCGGGAGTTGGCCACCGAAGTGCCTGCTGAACTGAAAGACTTACAAGGATTTGTCAACCCACAAGTTTGCATGCCGGGTGTAGTGGCATTGCAAGCAAATGCATTTACCACTTATGAAAATGCTGCGAAAGAAATAGCAGCATTGAATGCACAGCTGGAGCCACAACTACAAACAGCAAACAACAAACTACAAACAGTACAAATCATTGTTATTGCCGACGATTCCAGCTTTACAGCTGCTACCCTCAACAACTATTTGTGGGTAACCTACACCCGCTGCAACCCCAGCCACGATATGCATGGCATTGGTGCAATTACCGAGCACAAACACTGGGGCTGCCGCGGTCCGCTGATAATTGATGCCCGCATTAAACCGCACCATGCACCCGCATTAGTAAAAGATCCTGCGGTAGAAAAACGCATCGATCAACTGTTTGCCAAGGGTGGCAGTTTGCATGGAGTAGCATAA
- a CDS encoding peptide chain release factor 3, which produces MKYAAEIEKRKTFAIISHPDAGKTTLTEKLLLFGGAIQTAGAVKSNKIKKHATSDFMEIERQRGISVATSVMTFEYKNTLINLLDTPGHKDFAEDTYRTLTAVDSVILVIDSVNGVEDQTRRLMEVISMRKTPVMVFVNKMDRDGKNRYDLLEEIENELKIQLHPMTWPINSGKDFKGVYDLTQKGLVLFTAGTKQTDDEDIVEISDLSSAVLDEKVGDKDAATLREDVELIDGVYGELNVDEYLSGDKAPVFFGSAVNNFGVKELLDTFINIAPTPRNRNTNTRSVNVQEDKMSGFVFKIHANLDPKHRDRIAFFRICSGRFERNKYYHHVRLDKDIRFSNPYTFLARSKDVVEDAYPGDIVGLFDTGNFKIGDTLTEGENFFYTGIPTFSPEIFKEVVNKDPMKTKQLEKGLLQLTDEGVAQLFTQHGGNKKIIGCVGELQFEVIQYRLLQEYGASVQFNTLPFYKACWITSKDREKTRRFHPLQNGQHCRRQRRALGLSGPKRVVP; this is translated from the coding sequence ATGAAATACGCAGCCGAAATAGAAAAGCGCAAAACATTTGCGATCATCAGTCACCCCGATGCGGGTAAGACTACCCTCACCGAAAAACTCCTGTTGTTTGGTGGTGCCATTCAAACCGCCGGTGCCGTAAAAAGCAACAAAATCAAGAAACACGCCACCAGCGATTTCATGGAAATTGAGCGGCAGCGGGGTATCTCGGTGGCTACATCGGTGATGACGTTTGAATACAAAAACACCCTCATCAACCTCCTGGATACGCCGGGCCACAAAGACTTTGCCGAAGATACTTACCGAACGCTTACCGCAGTGGACAGTGTAATACTGGTGATTGATAGTGTGAATGGTGTGGAAGATCAAACCCGCCGTTTGATGGAAGTCATCAGCATGCGGAAAACGCCGGTGATGGTGTTTGTAAACAAAATGGACCGCGACGGTAAAAACCGCTACGACCTGCTGGAGGAAATTGAAAACGAATTGAAGATTCAGCTGCACCCCATGACCTGGCCCATCAACAGCGGCAAGGATTTTAAAGGAGTGTACGACCTCACTCAAAAAGGACTGGTGCTATTTACCGCGGGTACCAAACAAACGGATGATGAAGACATTGTAGAAATCAGTGACCTGAGTAGTGCGGTGCTCGATGAAAAAGTAGGTGACAAAGACGCTGCTACGTTGCGGGAAGATGTGGAACTGATTGATGGTGTGTATGGCGAACTGAATGTTGACGAATACCTGAGCGGCGATAAGGCACCGGTGTTCTTTGGCTCGGCCGTCAACAACTTTGGCGTGAAAGAATTGCTTGATACATTCATCAACATTGCACCAACGCCCCGCAACCGCAACACCAATACAAGAAGCGTAAATGTGCAGGAAGACAAGATGAGTGGCTTCGTGTTTAAAATTCATGCCAACCTCGACCCCAAGCACCGCGACCGCATTGCCTTCTTCCGTATTTGTAGCGGCCGCTTCGAACGGAACAAATATTACCACCACGTTCGCCTCGATAAAGACATTCGCTTCAGCAACCCCTATACCTTTTTGGCCCGCAGTAAAGATGTGGTGGAAGATGCGTACCCCGGCGATATTGTGGGTTTGTTTGATACCGGCAACTTCAAAATAGGAGACACCCTCACCGAAGGCGAAAACTTCTTTTACACAGGCATTCCTACTTTTTCGCCAGAGATATTTAAAGAAGTGGTGAACAAGGATCCGATGAAAACAAAGCAGCTGGAAAAAGGCTTGCTGCAGCTGACCGACGAAGGCGTGGCGCAATTGTTTACCCAGCATGGCGGCAACAAAAAAATTATTGGTTGCGTTGGCGAACTGCAGTTTGAAGTGATTCAATACCGCTTGCTGCAAGAATATGGTGCGAGTGTACAATTCAACACCTTACCGTTTTACAAAGCCTGCTGGATTACCAGTAAGGATCGAGAAAAAACTCGACGATTTCACCCGCTTCAAAATGGCCAACATTGCCGAAGACAAAGACGGGCACTTGGTTTATCTGGCCCAAAGCGAGTGGTTCCTTAA